A single window of Methanoculleus oceani DNA harbors:
- a CDS encoding plasma-membrane proton-efflux P-type ATPase, producing MAGQEITTEGARDRSIDDLFETLSSRREGLTRSEAQNRVQRYGHNEIPEKKENPIIKFLRYFWGPIPWMIEAALIISAVIRRWEDFAIILSLLLINAIVGFWQERQAGNAIEMLRERLALEARVLRDGRWQKLPARDLVPGDIVRVRLGDVVPADLKLIEGDYLSADESALTGESLPVDKHLSDVGYSGSVVKQGEMTGLVVSTGLNTFFGKTARLAEEAVTVSHFQKAVIKIGDYLIILAIALVSITFIVSIVRQENLLEALQFALVLIVAAIPAAMPAVLSITMAVGAVALAKKEAIVSKLVAIEEMAGVDILCSDKTGTITENRLTLSDIVPFEGASKEDVLLDAVLASREEDQDPIDTAILTSEQAKSQQGQVANYRVLNFKPFDPVIKRTQATVEDADGGHFAVAKGAPQVILQLTGGSRELEERIDELSNDFATKGFRMLGVAKSSDNDTWVYTGVLGLHDPPRADSAATIKTAQEMGLEVKMVTGDHVAIAREIAREVNLKPDIVTADAFLKEHDAEAGETVEKADGFAEVFPEHKYRIVSLLEGRGHIVGMTGDGVNDAPALKKADVGIAVAGATDAAKSAASIVFTKPGLSVIIDAIKESRKIFQRMNHYVIYRITETIRVLFFVTLSILLFNFFPITALMIVLLALLNDIPIMTIAYDNVIYSKSPEKWKMREILTLSTIFGFVGLVFSFALLYIAVGPLNLSLPVIQSLIFLKLAVAGHLTIFVTRTRGPFWSIRPGSALLWSAIVTKIIATLIVVYGIFVTPIGWYLAGFVWIYALIGFLVMDFIKVRTYSIIDHSGIRFSR from the coding sequence ATGGCCGGGCAGGAGATTACGACGGAAGGAGCCAGGGACAGATCCATTGATGATTTATTTGAGACTCTCTCATCCCGGCGGGAAGGGCTGACCCGATCCGAGGCTCAAAACCGCGTTCAGAGGTACGGTCACAACGAGATTCCGGAGAAGAAAGAGAACCCGATCATCAAGTTCCTGAGATACTTCTGGGGCCCTATCCCGTGGATGATCGAAGCCGCACTGATCATCTCGGCCGTCATTCGGCGCTGGGAGGACTTCGCGATAATCCTATCGCTGCTCCTCATCAACGCGATCGTCGGTTTCTGGCAGGAACGCCAGGCGGGAAACGCCATCGAGATGCTCAGGGAGCGGCTTGCACTCGAGGCACGGGTGCTGCGCGACGGCAGGTGGCAGAAACTGCCTGCACGCGACCTGGTTCCTGGTGATATCGTCCGTGTACGGCTGGGCGATGTCGTCCCCGCGGACCTCAAGCTCATCGAGGGGGATTACCTCTCGGCGGACGAGTCCGCACTGACCGGGGAGTCGCTGCCGGTCGATAAACATCTTTCAGACGTCGGCTATTCCGGCTCCGTCGTGAAACAGGGTGAAATGACCGGACTGGTGGTGTCCACAGGCTTGAACACCTTCTTCGGAAAAACCGCCCGGCTCGCCGAAGAGGCGGTGACGGTCAGCCATTTCCAGAAAGCCGTTATTAAAATCGGGGACTACCTGATCATCCTCGCGATCGCACTGGTCTCCATCACCTTCATCGTCTCAATTGTCCGCCAGGAAAACCTGCTTGAGGCGCTCCAGTTCGCCCTCGTCCTGATCGTGGCGGCGATTCCTGCGGCGATGCCGGCCGTCCTGTCCATCACCATGGCGGTCGGGGCGGTGGCGCTCGCGAAGAAAGAGGCAATCGTCAGCAAACTCGTTGCCATCGAGGAGATGGCCGGGGTCGACATCCTCTGTTCCGATAAAACCGGTACGATAACGGAGAACAGACTCACTCTCTCCGATATCGTGCCGTTCGAAGGCGCCTCGAAGGAGGATGTACTGCTGGACGCCGTACTCGCCTCCAGGGAGGAGGATCAGGACCCCATCGATACGGCGATCCTCACGTCGGAGCAGGCCAAAAGCCAGCAGGGACAAGTCGCCAACTACAGGGTGCTGAACTTCAAACCCTTCGATCCGGTCATCAAACGCACGCAGGCCACCGTAGAGGATGCGGACGGCGGCCACTTTGCCGTGGCAAAGGGTGCGCCGCAGGTGATCCTGCAGCTCACGGGCGGGAGCAGGGAACTCGAAGAGCGCATCGACGAGCTCTCGAACGACTTCGCAACGAAGGGTTTTCGCATGCTTGGCGTCGCAAAGAGCAGCGACAACGACACCTGGGTCTATACCGGGGTGCTCGGTCTCCACGATCCTCCCCGTGCCGATTCGGCGGCGACCATCAAGACGGCGCAGGAGATGGGGCTTGAGGTCAAGATGGTCACCGGCGACCATGTGGCAATCGCGAGGGAGATTGCACGGGAGGTGAACCTGAAGCCCGATATCGTCACCGCCGACGCCTTCTTGAAAGAACACGACGCCGAGGCGGGAGAGACCGTGGAAAAGGCGGACGGTTTTGCCGAAGTGTTTCCCGAACACAAGTACCGTATCGTCTCACTCCTGGAGGGCCGGGGGCATATCGTCGGCATGACCGGCGACGGTGTGAACGATGCGCCCGCTCTCAAAAAGGCGGACGTCGGCATCGCAGTTGCCGGCGCCACGGATGCGGCGAAATCGGCGGCATCGATCGTCTTCACAAAGCCCGGACTCTCGGTCATCATCGACGCGATAAAAGAGAGCCGGAAGATCTTCCAGCGGATGAATCACTATGTTATCTACCGTATTACCGAGACCATTCGCGTGCTCTTCTTCGTCACCCTCTCCATTCTGCTCTTCAACTTCTTCCCGATCACCGCTCTCATGATCGTGCTGCTGGCGCTCCTGAACGATATTCCGATCATGACCATCGCCTACGACAACGTCATCTACTCAAAATCCCCTGAAAAGTGGAAGATGCGGGAGATCCTCACCCTCTCCACGATCTTCGGGTTTGTGGGGCTCGTCTTTTCATTCGCCCTTCTCTATATTGCAGTGGGACCGCTGAACCTGAGCCTTCCGGTCATTCAGTCTCTCATCTTCCTGAAGCTGGCGGTCGCGGGGCACCTCACCATCTTCGTCACCCGCACGAGAGGCCCCTTCTGGTCAATCAGGCCGGGATCGGCCCTGCTCTGGTCGGCAATCGTCACAAAGATCATTGCAACCCTTATCGTGGTATACGGCATCTTCGTCACGCCGATCGGCTGGTACCTGGCAGGGTTCGTCTGGATTTATGCGCTCATCGGATTCCTGGTCATGGATTTCATCAAGGTCAGGACGTACAGCATCATCGACCATAGCGGGATACGGTTCTCCCGGTAG
- the glgP gene encoding alpha-glucan family phosphorylase has protein sequence MPLEPESAPYTAEVRGGIYYFSSKLCRDTFLEGARIAYFSMEIGIESGIPTYSGGLGVLAGDVIKSSADLLLPMVAVTLVNRRGYVRQQLTPAGEQIDLPDEWNPAEHLRELPERVTVRIEERDVAVRAWLHDYWSPVGGLVPVLFLDTDLEENAPEDRGITDYLYGGDQEYKLKQSIVLGIGGVRMLEAVGFRISKYHINESHSSLLTLELLKHRDMDEEKVRTRCIFTTHTPVQVAFETFPREMSVPLLRSEIPPVLMDRYVETDGLSLTTLAFDLSKFVNGVSPAHKNYSQQLFPGFHIRAVTNGVHPHTWTSRPFRSLFDQYIPGWAHEPELLVRVDEIPHEDIRHAHQRAKQILIEYISRVTNVEMDDGVLTIGFARRAAAYKRATLIFSDLDKIREINRRGAFQLVFAGKAHPADQVGKQEIRQIHEYIRQLDGDVKVVYLENYSMDMAAIMTAGSDVWLNTPLPPYEASGTSGMKAALNGAINFSVLDGWWIEGWIEGTTGWAIGPGPDEQISDDERRRRELQDLYSKLQYLIIPTYYHKTDEWATIMRSSIAKIAYYFNTHRMMRRYASEAYL, from the coding sequence ATGCCGCTGGAGCCGGAGAGTGCACCGTATACAGCTGAAGTTCGGGGAGGGATCTACTATTTTTCAAGTAAGCTGTGTAGGGATACGTTCCTTGAAGGGGCCAGGATCGCCTATTTTTCGATGGAGATTGGAATCGAAAGCGGCATCCCGACATACAGCGGCGGTCTCGGTGTTCTTGCGGGAGACGTCATCAAATCGAGTGCCGACCTGCTGCTCCCGATGGTCGCGGTAACCCTTGTCAACCGCAGAGGATACGTGCGGCAGCAGTTGACCCCCGCAGGCGAGCAGATCGATCTCCCTGACGAATGGAACCCTGCGGAGCACCTGCGGGAACTGCCCGAACGGGTGACGGTGCGCATCGAAGAGCGGGACGTTGCCGTCCGGGCGTGGCTGCATGACTACTGGAGTCCGGTTGGCGGGCTGGTACCGGTACTCTTTCTCGATACGGATCTCGAAGAGAACGCTCCCGAAGATAGGGGTATCACCGACTACCTTTACGGCGGGGATCAGGAGTACAAGCTGAAGCAGTCGATCGTCCTCGGGATCGGCGGAGTGCGGATGCTCGAAGCAGTTGGATTTCGGATCAGCAAGTACCATATCAATGAAAGCCATTCCAGCCTCCTTACCCTTGAGCTCCTGAAGCACCGTGACATGGATGAGGAAAAGGTGAGGACACGGTGCATTTTCACCACCCACACCCCGGTTCAGGTCGCGTTCGAGACGTTCCCCCGCGAGATGTCGGTCCCCCTGCTCAGAAGCGAGATTCCACCGGTCTTGATGGACCGCTACGTCGAGACAGACGGACTTTCTCTGACAACCCTTGCGTTCGACCTGAGCAAATTTGTGAATGGCGTGAGCCCGGCGCACAAGAACTACTCACAGCAGCTCTTCCCCGGTTTCCATATCCGGGCAGTTACAAACGGCGTGCATCCGCATACGTGGACTTCGAGGCCCTTTCGGTCTCTTTTTGACCAATACATCCCCGGCTGGGCGCACGAGCCCGAGCTGCTCGTCAGGGTGGACGAGATCCCGCATGAAGATATCCGGCATGCTCACCAGCGGGCAAAGCAGATCCTTATCGAGTATATCAGCCGGGTGACGAATGTTGAGATGGATGATGGGGTGCTCACGATAGGGTTTGCCCGGCGAGCGGCGGCATACAAACGAGCAACCCTGATCTTTTCGGATCTGGACAAGATCCGTGAGATCAACAGGCGGGGAGCCTTCCAGCTGGTTTTCGCCGGCAAGGCTCATCCGGCAGATCAGGTCGGCAAACAGGAGATCCGCCAGATTCATGAGTACATCCGCCAGCTGGACGGTGATGTGAAGGTCGTGTACCTGGAGAACTATTCGATGGACATGGCGGCCATCATGACCGCCGGGTCCGATGTCTGGTTGAATACGCCCCTGCCGCCGTACGAAGCCTCGGGAACGAGCGGGATGAAAGCGGCTCTCAACGGGGCAATAAATTTCTCCGTGCTCGACGGCTGGTGGATTGAGGGCTGGATTGAGGGCACGACGGGGTGGGCGATCGGTCCCGGTCCTGATGAACAGATTAGCGATGACGAACGCCGGAGACGCGAACTTCAAGACCTCTACAGCAAACTGCAGTACCTGATCATTCCGACATACTATCATAAGACGGACGAGTGGGCGACGATCATGAGGAGTTCGATCGCGAAGATCGCCTACTACTTCAATACTCACCGCATGATGCGGCGCTACGCATCCGAGGCCTATCTGTAG
- a CDS encoding APC family permease has product MEPKHRLTQFDLTNIIVGAIVGADIYIASALTAGLVGPFSIVVWMVAGVFAGIIAMVFAYCSFYVPHVGGPFAYVSAALDQFYGFLTGWSLWIAELMALPVFAIAFVLYLQSFVTLNLEGQIVVRALFIGTLTLVNIIGVKAAGRFNDVLTVVKLFPLILLILAGLLAFFTKPEAVAANYSPLLPLGFQNVAYAVVLVFWAYVGFEMGTFPASEVEKPRSTIPRAIINGMAIVGLFYILTNFVLYGLINWTVLTESKTPLVLAGTILFGTAGAAVMTIGALFSVSGSDESGMLGTSRLAYAMALDGLLPRIFARLHPRFGTPYAILILQGAIAFLLSGYGSLSELISFSVFNIAFAYLLTCIALIVLVRHQQQHLVGQRILPLIGIAICTFLLYSTTLSDKIAGTLVILAGIPLYIYFSPKEDIHHLKRLFLAEETVLLRQVEIRNRYLGNFIRLLHLAYQRILVRIRSL; this is encoded by the coding sequence ATGGAACCGAAACACCGGCTGACGCAGTTCGACCTGACCAATATCATCGTGGGGGCCATTGTCGGGGCCGATATCTACATCGCATCCGCACTCACGGCGGGGCTGGTCGGCCCGTTCTCAATCGTTGTCTGGATGGTCGCCGGCGTTTTTGCCGGAATTATCGCTATGGTCTTTGCATACTGCAGCTTCTATGTCCCACACGTCGGCGGGCCCTTTGCCTACGTCTCTGCCGCGCTGGATCAATTTTATGGTTTCCTGACCGGTTGGAGCCTCTGGATAGCAGAACTGATGGCTTTGCCTGTCTTCGCTATCGCTTTTGTCCTCTACCTCCAGTCCTTCGTCACACTCAACCTGGAAGGACAGATAGTCGTTCGGGCTCTCTTCATCGGGACCCTTACCCTGGTGAATATCATCGGTGTGAAGGCAGCCGGGCGCTTCAACGATGTCCTGACCGTCGTCAAACTGTTCCCGCTCATTCTGCTCATTCTGGCGGGATTACTCGCGTTCTTCACAAAGCCGGAAGCAGTAGCGGCAAATTATAGCCCCCTTCTCCCTCTTGGATTCCAGAATGTTGCATATGCGGTCGTACTCGTCTTCTGGGCATACGTTGGTTTTGAGATGGGCACGTTTCCCGCATCCGAAGTCGAGAAACCCCGCAGTACAATTCCCAGAGCGATCATCAACGGGATGGCCATCGTCGGGCTCTTTTATATACTGACAAACTTTGTTCTCTACGGCCTCATCAACTGGACGGTTCTTACCGAAAGCAAGACTCCGCTCGTTCTCGCAGGCACCATCCTCTTCGGCACCGCCGGCGCTGCCGTGATGACCATCGGCGCCCTCTTCTCGGTATCGGGCTCGGACGAGTCAGGCATGCTCGGCACCTCCCGTCTTGCCTACGCAATGGCCCTCGACGGGCTCCTCCCGAGGATCTTCGCCCGCCTTCATCCACGGTTCGGAACGCCATACGCCATCCTGATCCTGCAGGGTGCGATCGCCTTCCTCCTCTCCGGTTACGGCAGCCTCTCCGAACTGATCTCGTTCTCCGTCTTTAACATTGCCTTCGCCTACCTGCTCACCTGCATTGCGCTGATCGTCCTGGTGCGGCACCAGCAACAACACCTCGTCGGGCAGCGGATCCTTCCGTTGATCGGGATCGCCATCTGCACGTTTCTGCTCTATTCGACCACGCTTTCCGACAAGATCGCCGGAACGCTCGTGATTCTTGCGGGGATCCCGCTTTACATCTACTTCTCCCCGAAGGAGGATATCCACCATCTCAAACGTCTTTTCCTCGCAGAAGAGACAGTGCTGCTCCGCCAGGTAGAGATCCGAAATCGCTATCTCGGAAACTTCATAAGGCTCCTGCACCTCGCCTACCAGCGGATCCTGGTCAGGATCCGCTCACTGTGA
- a CDS encoding ferredoxin, whose amino-acid sequence MKVTIDRPGCTSCESCWTLCPDVFEQDPNDDLSSIKEQYRVNGNPAEGEVPDELADCVLEAADSCPVAVIFVEE is encoded by the coding sequence ATGAAAGTAACCATCGACAGGCCGGGATGCACCAGCTGCGAATCCTGCTGGACGCTCTGCCCGGACGTTTTCGAACAGGACCCAAACGACGACTTAAGCTCGATCAAGGAGCAGTACCGGGTCAACGGCAACCCCGCGGAGGGCGAGGTGCCCGACGAACTTGCCGACTGCGTCCTGGAGGCCGCCGACTCGTGCCCGGTGGCGGTCATCTTTGTGGAAGAGTGA
- a CDS encoding DUF421 domain-containing protein, with the protein MTDGLSGFLQEIFLGNPTYLVRVLIIGILAYVALVIILRLSGKRTLSAMNAFDFIVTVALGSTLASVITSRDVSLAEGVLALGLLVGLQYVVSWFSVRSERVQKAVKSEPRLLFHAGEFLHDAMRRERIAESEIRQALRSEGAGSLESVRSIVLETNGNLSVLTKSKSDGMGSLVDVAGVRR; encoded by the coding sequence ATGACCGACGGCCTGTCCGGATTTTTGCAGGAGATCTTTCTTGGAAACCCTACCTACCTGGTACGGGTCCTGATCATCGGCATCCTCGCGTATGTTGCCCTCGTGATCATCCTCCGCCTCTCGGGGAAGCGGACGCTCTCGGCGATGAACGCCTTCGACTTCATCGTGACCGTGGCTCTCGGCTCGACCCTTGCATCGGTGATCACCTCAAGAGACGTCTCGCTCGCGGAGGGGGTCCTCGCCCTCGGTCTCCTGGTCGGGCTGCAGTACGTCGTCTCCTGGTTCTCCGTCCGGTCGGAGCGGGTGCAGAAGGCGGTGAAGTCGGAGCCCCGTCTCCTCTTTCACGCGGGAGAGTTCCTGCATGACGCAATGCGGCGGGAGCGAATCGCCGAGAGCGAGATCCGGCAGGCGCTGCGATCGGAGGGGGCGGGTTCCCTCGAGAGCGTGCGCTCAATCGTCCTCGAAACGAATGGGAACCTCTCGGTGCTTACGAAGAGCAAGAGCGACGGCATGGGATCGCTCGTCGATGTGGCAGGGGTCCGGCGGTGA
- a CDS encoding M42 family metallopeptidase codes for MVKELLRKLSDAHGVSSSEGSIREIVRAELAGSVDEFREDAMGNLIAVKRGGDFSIMLAAHMDEIGLMVQFIDEKGFIRVVPIGGWYGPVLYCQRVVLHGKNGPVPGVLGAKPPHVMKEDERKKEIKIENMFVDVGAASEEEVKNLGIEIGTPITIDREFTELAGNRVTGKALDNRVGVAMLIRALQQAESPHTIYGVFTVQEELGLKGARVSAYSLNPDCAIATDVTIPGDHPGIDKKDASVEMGKGPVLVLVSASGRGLMADPRMTAWLRETAEKNGIPCQLEVGTGGNTDATIIHLERGGIPSIPLSIPARYIHSPVEVIDTADLEAGVRLLVEALKGKPAL; via the coding sequence ATGGTGAAAGAGTTACTCAGGAAGCTCTCGGACGCCCACGGCGTCTCAAGCAGCGAAGGGAGCATCAGGGAGATCGTCAGGGCGGAACTCGCGGGATCGGTCGACGAGTTCCGCGAGGATGCGATGGGAAACCTGATCGCCGTGAAGCGCGGCGGCGACTTCTCCATCATGCTCGCCGCCCACATGGACGAGATCGGCCTGATGGTCCAGTTCATCGACGAGAAGGGGTTCATCCGGGTCGTCCCCATCGGGGGCTGGTACGGGCCGGTGCTCTACTGCCAGCGGGTGGTCCTGCACGGGAAGAACGGCCCGGTTCCGGGCGTCCTCGGCGCAAAGCCCCCCCACGTCATGAAGGAGGACGAGCGGAAAAAAGAGATCAAGATCGAGAATATGTTCGTCGACGTGGGTGCGGCGAGCGAGGAGGAGGTGAAGAACCTCGGGATCGAGATCGGCACCCCGATCACCATCGACCGCGAGTTCACGGAGCTTGCCGGCAACCGCGTCACGGGGAAGGCGCTCGATAACCGGGTCGGCGTCGCGATGCTCATCCGGGCCCTGCAGCAGGCGGAGTCGCCCCACACGATCTACGGCGTCTTCACGGTCCAGGAGGAGCTGGGGCTGAAGGGGGCCCGCGTCAGCGCCTACTCCTTAAATCCCGACTGCGCGATCGCGACCGACGTCACCATCCCCGGCGACCACCCCGGGATCGATAAGAAGGACGCGAGCGTCGAGATGGGCAAGGGCCCGGTCCTCGTCCTCGTCAGCGCGAGCGGGCGCGGGCTCATGGCCGACCCGCGGATGACCGCGTGGCTCCGGGAGACCGCGGAGAAGAACGGTATCCCCTGCCAGCTCGAGGTCGGCACCGGCGGCAACACCGACGCGACGATCATCCACCTGGAGCGGGGCGGTATTCCGAGCATCCCGCTCTCGATCCCGGCCCGTTACATCCACTCCCCGGTCGAGGTGATCGACACCGCCGATCTCGAGGCGGGGGTCCGGCTCCTCGTCGAGGCGCTGAAGGGCAAACCCGCGCTCTAA
- a CDS encoding pyridoxal phosphate-dependent aminotransferase, with the protein MNEHRYAGRVRSVEMSGIRKLFEAGGPDAINLGIGQPDFDTPDHIKMAAIAAIREGKTGYTPNAGIPELREAICEKFERENALAYRPEQILVTAGGSEALHLVMEALVDPGDRVLFTDPGFVSYAALAAFAGGRPEGVGLDATLHIDVERAKEQMDGARLFVLNSPANPTGAVESEESIRALVEYAGDRGVTVVSDEVYEHFVYEKKHVSAARFGEDVITVNAASKTYAMTGWRVGYLAAPEDYIPECIKVHQYAQACATSISQYAALAAYTGDQSAVARMREEYRARRDLLYDGLTGLGFDFPRPEGAFYAFVPMGRALIEKAVENGLIIVPGGAFGSRAPEYARLSYATSRENLSRAVGRLETLMR; encoded by the coding sequence ATGAACGAACACAGGTATGCCGGCCGGGTCCGGTCGGTAGAGATGTCGGGCATCCGGAAGCTCTTCGAAGCAGGAGGGCCGGATGCGATCAACCTCGGCATCGGGCAGCCGGACTTCGATACGCCCGACCACATCAAGATGGCCGCGATCGCCGCCATCAGGGAGGGTAAGACCGGCTACACCCCGAACGCCGGGATACCGGAACTCCGGGAGGCGATCTGCGAAAAGTTCGAGCGGGAGAACGCTCTTGCCTACCGGCCGGAGCAGATCCTGGTCACGGCAGGGGGGAGCGAGGCGCTTCATCTCGTCATGGAGGCGCTCGTGGACCCGGGCGACCGCGTCCTCTTCACCGACCCGGGGTTCGTCTCCTACGCCGCCCTTGCAGCCTTTGCCGGCGGACGCCCGGAGGGCGTCGGGCTGGATGCGACCCTGCATATCGACGTCGAGCGGGCGAAGGAGCAGATGGACGGGGCACGGCTCTTCGTCCTGAACTCCCCCGCGAACCCGACGGGCGCCGTCGAGAGCGAGGAGTCGATCCGCGCCCTCGTGGAGTACGCGGGCGACCGGGGCGTCACCGTCGTCTCCGACGAGGTCTACGAGCACTTTGTCTACGAGAAGAAGCACGTCAGTGCGGCCCGTTTCGGCGAGGACGTCATCACCGTCAACGCCGCGAGCAAGACCTACGCCATGACCGGGTGGCGGGTCGGCTACCTCGCGGCACCTGAGGACTACATCCCCGAGTGCATCAAGGTGCACCAGTACGCCCAGGCGTGCGCGACGTCGATATCGCAGTATGCCGCGCTCGCCGCGTACACCGGCGACCAGAGCGCTGTCGCCCGGATGCGGGAGGAGTACCGCGCACGGCGGGACCTCCTCTACGACGGGCTCACCGGTCTCGGGTTCGACTTCCCCCGGCCGGAGGGTGCGTTCTACGCCTTCGTCCCGATGGGACGGGCCCTCATCGAGAAGGCCGTCGAGAACGGTCTCATTATCGTGCCCGGCGGGGCGTTCGGCTCGCGGGCACCCGAATATGCACGCTTGAGTTACGCGACGTCCCGGGAGAATCTCTCCCGGGCGGTCGGAAGGCTTGAGACGCTGATGAGGTGA
- the hxlB gene encoding 6-phospho-3-hexuloisomerase, whose translation MTNHPVKNMMRLMATKIRTIADVMSDDEIDALLGEILNANRIYTMGAGRSGLVAKSFAMRLMHLGLAAFVVGETVTPAMKPGDVIIVFSGSGATKTVADIAETAKEIGGRICLISSKRDSRIGRIADCIVIIESQRDRVADESAEFEIRQMMGEHKSFAPLGTIFETTAMVFADAIISRLMEITQCRPEDLQCRHANIE comes from the coding sequence ATGACAAATCACCCGGTTAAGAACATGATGCGGTTGATGGCGACCAAGATCCGGACCATCGCGGACGTGATGTCCGACGACGAGATCGATGCGCTCTTAGGCGAGATCCTGAACGCAAACCGCATCTACACCATGGGCGCGGGACGCTCCGGGCTGGTAGCGAAATCGTTTGCCATGCGCCTGATGCACCTCGGGCTCGCCGCGTTCGTCGTCGGGGAGACCGTGACCCCGGCCATGAAGCCGGGAGACGTCATTATCGTCTTCTCCGGGTCCGGCGCGACCAAGACGGTTGCGGATATCGCCGAGACAGCAAAGGAGATCGGCGGGAGGATCTGCCTTATCTCCTCAAAGAGAGATTCAAGGATCGGCCGCATCGCCGACTGTATCGTCATCATCGAGAGCCAGCGGGACAGGGTGGCCGACGAGTCGGCGGAGTTCGAGATAAGGCAGATGATGGGCGAGCACAAGTCGTTTGCACCGCTCGGCACCATCTTCGAGACGACCGCCATGGTCTTTGCGGACGCGATCATATCCCGGCTGATGGAGATCACCCAGTGCAGGCCCGAAGACCTCCAGTGCCGGCATGCGAACATCGAGTGA